From Pseudoalteromonas sp. R3, one genomic window encodes:
- the tadA gene encoding tRNA adenosine(34) deaminase TadA: MDEQQQDLYWMQQALEYADKAEQENEIPVGAVVVKDGELVGVGWNRSICCHDPSAHAEMLAIRDAGQRVENYRLVDCTLYVTLEPCPMCAGLLVHSRIKRVVYGASDAKTGAAGSIMNLLQEPKLNHQVEVTSGVLAELCGDKLSAFFRRRRKEIKAQKKARQADLNDKAAQG, from the coding sequence GTGGACGAACAACAGCAAGATCTTTATTGGATGCAGCAGGCACTGGAGTATGCCGACAAGGCCGAGCAGGAAAATGAGATCCCGGTTGGCGCCGTAGTGGTAAAAGACGGTGAGCTGGTTGGGGTGGGCTGGAATCGTTCGATCTGTTGTCACGATCCTTCCGCTCATGCCGAGATGTTGGCTATCAGAGATGCTGGCCAGCGCGTCGAAAATTATCGGCTGGTGGATTGCACCCTTTATGTCACATTAGAGCCTTGCCCTATGTGTGCCGGCTTACTGGTACATAGTCGTATTAAGCGGGTGGTGTATGGCGCATCGGATGCAAAAACAGGCGCCGCGGGATCGATTATGAACTTATTGCAGGAGCCCAAACTCAATCATCAGGTTGAGGTTACCTCAGGGGTATTAGCAGAGCTATGTGGTGATAAGTTATCGGCGTTCTTTCGCCGTCGTCGTAAAGAGATAAAAGCACAGAAAAAGGCCAGACAGGCCGATTTAAACGACAAAGCGGCTCAGGGTTGA
- a CDS encoding DUF1415 domain-containing protein, producing the protein MHHIAVKAMQNWVSSVIVKYNFCPFARREVEQNTIHYRVCESQKHEDAVMDMLDECQALSDTPERETSLLIFTAGFSDFDDFLDLVDLANALLVAQGYEGVFQLANFHPDYVFADSEQDDPANYTNRAPYPALHVIREASMAEALETYDDPESIPDNNIRLARRKGAAFWQQLLRQCHPHQD; encoded by the coding sequence ATGCACCATATTGCCGTCAAAGCGATGCAAAACTGGGTCAGCTCAGTGATCGTAAAATATAACTTCTGCCCGTTTGCCCGTAGGGAAGTTGAGCAAAACACCATTCATTATCGTGTCTGTGAGTCACAAAAACACGAAGATGCCGTCATGGATATGCTGGACGAGTGTCAGGCATTGTCAGACACACCAGAGCGGGAAACGAGCTTGCTTATTTTCACTGCTGGCTTTAGCGATTTTGATGATTTCTTGGATTTGGTCGATTTAGCGAATGCATTGCTGGTCGCACAGGGCTACGAAGGAGTTTTCCAGCTCGCCAACTTCCATCCAGATTATGTATTCGCTGATTCAGAGCAAGATGATCCGGCCAACTACACCAACCGTGCCCCTTACCCTGCTTTGCATGTGATCCGTGAAGCAAGTATGGCAGAAGCGCTGGAGACCTACGACGATCCAGAGTCAATTCCGGATAATAATATCCGCCTGGCACGCAGAAAAGGCGCCGCTTTTTGGCAGCAGCTGCTGCGCCAGTGTCACCCGCACCAGGATTAA
- a CDS encoding YdbH domain-containing protein gives MSITEVRSGPVLTEVRGQLTSDNNLPVLREFSARVFDGQLAAEQILLSKQDQEIIVTARGLDLMLISEAGRESGVELHGRVSGRLPVFMHNGQAEIRGGYLSNEVDSMLKVQDNASFNALKSQRPELETVFGVLDELSIETLSCDVNMAQDGQLELAVQIAGENKQQKQPVNFNYTHSENIYTLFRALRLSDEITQEVEKALNQ, from the coding sequence TTGAGTATCACTGAAGTACGCTCAGGGCCGGTATTAACGGAGGTGCGCGGCCAGCTAACGTCTGATAACAACCTGCCGGTATTACGTGAGTTTAGTGCCAGGGTCTTTGATGGTCAGTTAGCAGCCGAGCAGATATTACTGAGTAAGCAGGACCAGGAGATTATAGTGACAGCCAGAGGTCTCGATTTGATGTTGATCTCTGAAGCCGGTCGGGAATCCGGGGTGGAGCTACATGGCCGAGTATCTGGCAGGTTACCTGTGTTTATGCACAATGGACAGGCTGAGATCCGCGGTGGTTATCTCAGTAATGAGGTAGATAGCATGCTGAAAGTACAAGATAATGCGTCGTTTAATGCGTTAAAATCTCAGCGTCCGGAGCTGGAAACTGTGTTTGGTGTACTGGATGAATTAAGTATTGAAACCCTGAGCTGTGATGTGAATATGGCTCAGGACGGACAACTGGAGCTGGCTGTGCAAATTGCCGGTGAGAACAAACAGCAAAAACAACCTGTGAATTTTAATTATACGCACAGTGAAAATATTTATACCCTGTTCAGGGCATTGCGCCTGAGTGACGAAATCACTCAGGAAGTAGAAAAAGCTTTAAACCAATAG
- a CDS encoding YdbL family protein — protein MNASKLLTTIAAACMSFSVFAISLDDAKSQGLVGETAAGYLGVIKGSSEVKKLVDEVNNKRKAKYQQLAKKNGISLSQVEAMAAKKTFAKTAPGHFVKVDGKWVKK, from the coding sequence ATGAATGCATCTAAGTTACTGACAACGATTGCCGCGGCTTGCATGAGCTTTTCGGTATTCGCTATTTCACTGGACGACGCTAAGTCACAAGGTCTGGTTGGAGAAACCGCAGCCGGCTACCTTGGTGTGATCAAGGGTAGTAGTGAAGTTAAGAAGCTGGTTGATGAAGTTAACAACAAGCGCAAGGCCAAGTATCAGCAACTCGCCAAGAAAAATGGCATCAGCCTGAGTCAGGTGGAAGCTATGGCTGCAAAGAAAACCTTTGCAAAAACGGCACCAGGCCACTTTGTTAAGGTTGATGGTAAGTGGGTTAAAAAATAG
- a CDS encoding YnbE family lipoprotein produces the protein MKWMLTLVFACLVSACTHKVQVETKEPITINLNVKVDHEIRVKVDKELDDLFSDDSELF, from the coding sequence ATGAAATGGATGCTAACTTTGGTGTTTGCTTGTTTGGTATCGGCTTGTACGCATAAAGTACAGGTAGAAACCAAAGAGCCTATCACCATCAACTTAAACGTCAAAGTTGACCACGAGATCCGTGTTAAGGTCGACAAAGAGCTGGATGACTTATTCAGCGATGACAGTGAATTATTCTAA
- a CDS encoding inosine/guanosine kinase: protein MKFPGRRRHKHYFPVEDKDPIINQLHVVDRLKRNYICGIDQIVVDIEAKVDQAFLDEFGLQRGMSQVIDNDVTNALYDRLKRDDMIDYEFAGGTIGNTMHNYSVLADSRSVLLGVMSENIQIGSYAYKFLCNTSSRVDLDYLQPVPGPIGRCFTLIDDSGERTFAISAGMMNHLKPESIDKSLIEDASALVISAYLMRTSGEETMTQATMQAVKYANDAGVPVVLTLGTKFLIEQDPAWWAEFVEKHVDILAMNEEEGEAITGFDDPLLAADKALDWVDLVICTAGPKGLFMAGYVDEEKKRETEYPLLPGAIPEFNQYEFSRAMRRSACEKPIKAYSHTAPYMGGPDTIKNTNGAGDCALAAVLHDLSANVYHKINVPNSAKHEQHAITYSSLAQISKYANRASYEVLVQHSPRLSRGLPEREDSLEQTYWDQ, encoded by the coding sequence ATGAAATTTCCGGGCCGCAGAAGACATAAACATTATTTTCCAGTCGAAGATAAAGACCCTATAATTAACCAGTTACACGTCGTCGACCGACTTAAACGCAACTACATTTGTGGTATAGACCAGATAGTAGTAGACATCGAAGCTAAGGTCGATCAGGCCTTCCTTGATGAGTTTGGGCTGCAACGCGGTATGTCTCAAGTGATAGACAATGATGTCACCAACGCGCTCTATGACCGCCTGAAACGTGATGACATGATTGACTATGAATTTGCTGGCGGCACCATAGGGAACACGATGCACAACTACTCCGTGCTGGCAGATAGCCGCTCGGTGTTACTAGGCGTTATGAGCGAAAACATTCAAATAGGCAGCTATGCCTATAAGTTTTTGTGTAACACTTCCAGTCGCGTCGATCTTGATTATCTGCAACCAGTGCCCGGTCCTATCGGCCGCTGCTTTACCCTGATTGACGACAGTGGCGAACGTACCTTCGCGATCAGCGCAGGTATGATGAATCACCTCAAGCCTGAGTCTATTGACAAGTCGTTGATTGAAGACGCCTCAGCCTTAGTGATCAGCGCCTATCTGATGCGCACCTCAGGCGAAGAAACCATGACTCAGGCGACCATGCAAGCTGTCAAGTACGCGAACGATGCAGGGGTGCCTGTCGTACTCACGCTCGGCACTAAGTTCTTGATCGAACAAGATCCCGCCTGGTGGGCTGAGTTTGTTGAAAAACACGTTGATATTCTTGCTATGAACGAGGAAGAAGGCGAAGCCATCACCGGCTTTGACGATCCACTGCTGGCCGCCGATAAAGCGCTGGACTGGGTAGATTTAGTGATCTGTACAGCCGGACCAAAAGGCCTGTTTATGGCCGGTTACGTGGACGAAGAGAAAAAACGCGAAACCGAATATCCGCTGCTGCCAGGGGCCATTCCTGAATTCAACCAGTATGAATTCTCACGGGCAATGCGTCGCAGCGCTTGCGAAAAGCCAATCAAAGCATACAGCCACACCGCCCCTTACATGGGTGGTCCAGACACCATTAAAAATACCAATGGTGCCGGGGATTGTGCACTGGCTGCGGTATTGCATGACCTGTCTGCCAATGTGTATCACAAGATCAATGTACCCAATTCTGCCAAGCATGAACAACATGCCATCACCTATTCTTCACTGGCGCAGATCAGCAAATATGCTAACCGTGCCAGTTACGAAGTATTAGTGCAGCATTCGCCGCGCCTGTCGCGTGGTTTGCCAGAGCGAGAAGATTCGCTGGAACAAACCTACTGGGACCAGTAA
- the purL gene encoding phosphoribosylformylglycinamidine synthase: MLILRGAPALSDFKVQKILKSCNDAQLPVTGVYAEFMHFADLTAELSESELDKLSKLLKYGPTIAEHAPEGTLILVTPRIGTISPWASKATDIANNCGLDKVHRVERGIAYYVEGALSAEQTAEVAKLLHDRMTESVHSTLEDAGQLFRVEEPRPMSSVDILGGGREALVTANIEQGFALADDEIDYLVENFTKLGRNPNDIELFMFAQANSEHCRHKIFNADWTIDGVEQPKSLFKMIKNTYETHPENVLSAYKDNAAVMKGSKAGRFFPNKDGEYSYNQENIEILMKVETHNHPTAIAPFSGASTGSGGEIRDEGATGRGSKPKAGLVGFTVSNLRIPGFEQPWETNFGKPGRIVNALDIMIDGPLGGAAFNNEFGRPNLLGYFRTYEEKVNSHNGEEVRGYHKPIMLAGGLGNIRTEHVQKGEIPVGAKLIALGGPAMNIGLGGGAASSMASGQSNEDLDFASVQRENPEMERRCQEVIDKCWQLGDENPIAFIHDVGAGGLSNAFPELVDDGGRGGKFQLRNIPNDEPGMAPHEIWCNESQERYVLAVAAEDFARFEEICKRERAQYAVIGEATEERHLTVADSHFDNNPVDLPLEVLLGKAPKMHRDVESKKVEGEALNTDSIDVEEAAKRLLRLPTIAEKTFLITIGDRTVTGLVARDQMVGPWQVPVANCAVTAAAFDTYHGEAMSMGERTPAALLNYGASARLAVAEALTNIAGANIGGLENIKLSANWMAAAGHPGEDAGLYEAVKAVGEELCPALGLTIPVGKDSMSMKTTWQDDGEDKAVTAPLSLIITAFGRVEDIRKTVTPQLRTDKGDSSLILVDLGAGQNRMGASSLAQVYKQLGDKTPDVDSPELLKGFYNAMQALVADEKLLAYHDRSDGGLFTTVAEMAFAGRTGVTVNLDSLTGSDIEALYNEELGAVIQVRNSDLAAVEAILADNGLAAISHTIGALNTEDKVIFNRGGEAVLANTRTELRTIWAETTYKMQALRDNPECAKQEFDAKFDEKDPGLNVKLSFDINEDVAAPYIATGAKPKMAILREQGVNSHVEMAAAFNRAGFAAVDVHMSDILEGRLTLDQFKGLVACGGFSYGDVLGAGEGWAKSILFNDMARDQFQTFFERQDTFSLGVCNGCQMLSTLKELIPGTEHWPRFVTNKSERFEARFSLVEVQESPSVFFQGMAGSRMPIAVSHGEGHAEFANDAAVKAALESGTVAVQYVDNYGNPTTQYPNNPNGSPEGITGITSTDGRATVMMPHPERVFRAVANSWHPDEWKEDSPWMRMFRNARKNVS; this comes from the coding sequence ATGTTGATCCTACGTGGTGCACCTGCACTTTCTGATTTCAAAGTTCAAAAAATCCTTAAAAGCTGTAACGATGCGCAATTGCCAGTCACTGGTGTGTATGCCGAGTTCATGCATTTTGCTGACCTGACAGCGGAACTTTCTGAGTCTGAACTGGACAAGCTGAGCAAGCTTTTAAAGTACGGCCCGACCATTGCCGAACATGCGCCTGAAGGAACCCTGATTTTAGTTACGCCGCGAATTGGTACTATTTCGCCCTGGGCATCTAAAGCCACAGACATTGCTAACAACTGCGGCCTGGACAAAGTACACCGCGTAGAGCGTGGTATTGCCTACTATGTTGAGGGCGCGCTGAGTGCAGAGCAGACAGCTGAGGTCGCTAAACTATTGCACGACCGCATGACCGAGTCAGTGCACAGCACACTGGAAGACGCGGGTCAGCTTTTCCGCGTTGAAGAGCCGCGCCCAATGTCATCAGTAGACATTCTTGGTGGTGGCCGTGAAGCGCTTGTTACTGCAAATATAGAGCAAGGTTTTGCATTAGCGGATGACGAAATTGATTACCTGGTTGAGAACTTCACTAAGCTAGGCCGTAACCCGAACGACATCGAGTTATTCATGTTCGCACAGGCGAACTCTGAACATTGTCGTCACAAGATTTTCAATGCTGACTGGACTATTGACGGCGTAGAACAGCCTAAGTCGCTGTTCAAAATGATTAAAAATACTTACGAGACGCACCCGGAAAATGTCCTGTCTGCTTATAAAGACAACGCAGCGGTTATGAAGGGCTCTAAAGCGGGTCGTTTCTTCCCAAATAAAGACGGTGAGTACAGCTACAATCAAGAGAACATTGAAATCTTGATGAAGGTTGAAACCCACAACCACCCAACTGCGATTGCCCCATTCTCAGGCGCATCAACGGGTTCAGGTGGTGAAATTCGTGACGAAGGCGCAACAGGCCGTGGTTCTAAGCCAAAAGCTGGTCTGGTTGGTTTTACTGTGTCTAACCTTCGCATCCCTGGTTTTGAGCAGCCGTGGGAAACTAACTTTGGTAAACCCGGTCGTATCGTTAATGCGCTGGACATCATGATTGACGGCCCTCTGGGTGGCGCGGCGTTCAACAACGAATTTGGTCGTCCTAACCTGCTTGGCTACTTCCGTACTTACGAAGAAAAAGTGAACAGCCACAATGGTGAAGAGGTACGTGGTTACCACAAGCCAATCATGCTTGCCGGTGGTCTGGGTAACATCCGTACTGAACACGTTCAAAAGGGCGAAATCCCAGTTGGTGCCAAGCTAATCGCACTAGGTGGTCCGGCGATGAACATCGGTCTGGGTGGTGGTGCTGCATCATCAATGGCATCAGGTCAATCAAACGAAGACTTAGACTTTGCTTCTGTACAGCGTGAAAACCCAGAGATGGAGCGTCGTTGTCAGGAAGTTATCGATAAGTGTTGGCAGCTAGGTGACGAAAACCCCATCGCATTTATCCACGATGTGGGCGCGGGCGGTCTTTCAAACGCATTCCCTGAGCTGGTAGACGACGGTGGCCGTGGTGGTAAATTCCAACTACGTAATATCCCGAATGATGAGCCGGGCATGGCACCACACGAGATTTGGTGTAACGAATCACAAGAACGTTACGTACTTGCTGTTGCGGCAGAAGACTTCGCTCGTTTTGAAGAGATCTGTAAGCGTGAGCGCGCACAGTACGCTGTAATCGGTGAAGCAACCGAAGAGCGTCATCTAACCGTTGCCGATAGCCACTTTGATAACAACCCTGTCGATCTTCCGCTTGAAGTATTACTTGGTAAAGCACCTAAGATGCACCGTGACGTTGAGTCAAAGAAAGTTGAAGGTGAAGCACTTAACACTGACAGCATCGACGTTGAAGAAGCCGCCAAGCGTTTACTTCGCCTACCAACGATTGCTGAGAAAACGTTCCTTATCACCATTGGTGACCGTACGGTGACAGGTCTGGTGGCACGTGACCAAATGGTTGGCCCTTGGCAGGTACCGGTAGCAAACTGTGCGGTAACGGCAGCTGCGTTTGACACTTACCACGGTGAAGCGATGTCAATGGGTGAGCGCACACCTGCAGCACTTCTAAACTATGGTGCATCAGCACGTTTGGCAGTAGCAGAAGCGTTAACGAACATTGCTGGCGCAAACATTGGTGGTCTTGAGAACATCAAGCTATCTGCAAACTGGATGGCTGCAGCGGGTCACCCGGGTGAAGACGCAGGTCTTTACGAAGCAGTTAAAGCTGTGGGTGAAGAGTTATGTCCAGCACTTGGTCTAACGATCCCAGTTGGTAAAGACTCAATGTCAATGAAGACAACATGGCAAGATGACGGTGAAGATAAAGCGGTAACAGCGCCACTTTCTCTTATCATCACTGCATTTGGCCGTGTAGAAGACATTCGTAAAACGGTCACGCCTCAGCTTCGTACTGACAAAGGCGATTCAAGCCTGATCTTAGTTGATTTAGGTGCAGGTCAAAACCGCATGGGTGCATCAAGCCTTGCACAGGTTTACAAGCAGCTTGGTGACAAGACGCCTGACGTTGATAGCCCAGAGCTGTTAAAAGGCTTCTACAACGCAATGCAAGCACTTGTCGCTGATGAGAAGCTACTTGCTTACCACGACCGTTCAGACGGTGGTTTATTCACAACGGTTGCTGAAATGGCCTTCGCAGGTCGTACCGGTGTCACGGTAAACCTGGATAGCCTGACAGGCTCTGACATCGAAGCGCTTTACAATGAAGAGCTGGGTGCAGTGATTCAGGTTCGAAATTCCGACCTTGCAGCTGTTGAAGCAATTCTTGCTGACAACGGCCTTGCAGCTATCAGCCATACTATCGGTGCGCTAAACACAGAAGATAAGGTTATCTTCAACCGTGGCGGCGAAGCCGTACTGGCAAATACACGTACTGAACTACGTACGATTTGGGCTGAAACCACATATAAGATGCAGGCACTGCGTGATAACCCAGAGTGTGCTAAGCAAGAATTTGATGCCAAATTTGACGAAAAAGATCCGGGTCTTAACGTTAAACTAAGCTTCGACATTAACGAAGATGTAGCGGCACCTTACATCGCAACCGGTGCTAAGCCTAAGATGGCAATCTTACGTGAGCAAGGCGTAAACTCACACGTTGAAATGGCAGCCGCATTTAACCGTGCAGGCTTTGCAGCAGTAGACGTACACATGAGTGACATCCTTGAAGGTCGCTTAACGCTAGACCAGTTCAAGGGCCTTGTAGCCTGTGGTGGTTTCTCTTACGGTGACGTACTAGGTGCAGGTGAAGGTTGGGCTAAGTCAATTCTATTTAATGACATGGCACGCGACCAGTTCCAAACATTCTTTGAGCGTCAAGACACGTTCAGCTTAGGTGTGTGTAACGGCTGTCAGATGCTATCAACTCTGAAAGAGCTTATCCCGGGCACTGAGCACTGGCCACGTTTTGTAACCAACAAGTCAGAGCGTTTTGAAGCACGTTTCAGCCTGGTTGAAGTACAAGAAAGCCCGTCAGTATTCTTCCAGGGGATGGCTGGCTCACGTATGCCAATCGCAGTATCTCACGGTGAAGGTCACGCTGAGTTTGCCAACGACGCAGCAGTGAAAGCAGCACTTGAGTCTGGCACAGTAGCCGTTCAGTACGTTGATAACTATGGCAATCCAACAACGCAATACCCGAACAACCCGAATGGTTCTCCAGAAGGTATTACAGGTATTACGTCAACGGATGGTCGTGCAACAGTCATGATGCCACACCCAGAGCGCGTATTCCGTGCAGTCGCTAACTCTTGGCACCCGGATGAGTGGAAAGAGGATAGCCCGTGGATGCGCATGTTCCGCAACGCACGTAAGAATGTGAGTTAA
- the mltF gene encoding membrane-bound lytic murein transglycosylase MltF, giving the protein MHLLSSVLILCCLLLLSSCEKMPATQLQRIKTQEVIRIGTLVGPATFYQGIGGEQGFEYELAEQFADELGVELQMVPFFSLKKLFERLQSGDLDIAAAGLSYHPQRAADFRFGPSYREISQKLVFKQGNTRPRNFAQLNGPVTVLADSHHVISLQAAQQQYPELSWQTVDDRDQEELLQGIIDGDVQYTVVDSHSLALFRRYHPNVSIAFSVTQADPVSWVLRHDKDDSLFALLPPFFAKMQHSAQLVALEEKYFGHVKRFNYVNTLAFVEASKTTLPKYQDWFIQYAEQHQLDWRLLAALSYQESMWNPRAKSPTGVRGIMMLTQRTAKQVGVTHRLKPEQNIRGGARYLRKLIDRIPKQISAPDRTWFALAAYNVGWGHVNDARKLTERQGADPMSWAEVKKRLPLLTKKRYYRKTKYGYARGDVAVTYVDNIRRYYDALIWLDDNGALQVNTDSEQPTN; this is encoded by the coding sequence ATGCATTTGCTTTCCTCTGTGCTAATACTGTGCTGTTTGCTGTTACTGAGCAGCTGCGAAAAAATGCCTGCCACTCAGTTGCAACGGATCAAAACGCAGGAAGTGATCCGCATTGGCACTTTGGTTGGTCCAGCGACCTTTTATCAGGGCATTGGTGGTGAACAGGGGTTCGAATATGAACTGGCTGAGCAATTTGCCGATGAACTGGGCGTTGAGCTACAGATGGTGCCTTTTTTTAGTCTGAAAAAACTGTTTGAACGCCTGCAAAGCGGCGATCTGGATATTGCAGCGGCCGGACTCAGTTATCACCCGCAGCGGGCTGCCGATTTTCGTTTTGGCCCTAGCTATAGGGAGATCAGCCAAAAATTAGTCTTTAAGCAAGGAAACACACGACCACGGAACTTTGCTCAGTTGAATGGCCCCGTCACCGTTTTAGCCGACAGCCACCATGTGATTTCTTTACAAGCGGCACAGCAGCAATACCCAGAACTCAGCTGGCAGACGGTTGACGACCGGGATCAGGAAGAATTATTGCAAGGGATCATAGACGGTGACGTCCAGTATACCGTTGTCGATTCGCACTCTCTGGCACTGTTTCGGCGCTATCACCCCAATGTCAGTATAGCCTTTTCAGTCACTCAGGCCGATCCGGTTAGCTGGGTGCTGCGTCACGATAAAGACGATTCATTGTTCGCGTTACTGCCACCGTTTTTTGCCAAGATGCAACACTCTGCGCAGCTGGTAGCACTCGAGGAAAAGTACTTTGGCCATGTCAAACGCTTTAATTATGTCAACACCCTGGCATTTGTCGAGGCTAGTAAAACCACACTACCCAAATATCAGGACTGGTTTATCCAATATGCGGAGCAACACCAGCTTGACTGGCGCTTACTGGCCGCATTGAGCTATCAGGAATCCATGTGGAACCCCAGAGCCAAGTCTCCCACGGGGGTGCGTGGGATCATGATGCTAACTCAACGTACCGCCAAGCAGGTGGGCGTAACCCACAGACTGAAACCCGAACAAAATATTCGCGGTGGAGCCCGCTATCTGCGTAAGCTCATTGACCGTATTCCCAAACAGATCAGTGCACCGGACAGAACCTGGTTTGCACTGGCTGCGTATAACGTTGGGTGGGGTCACGTGAATGATGCACGTAAGCTGACTGAACGCCAGGGCGCAGACCCAATGAGCTGGGCCGAGGTGAAAAAACGACTACCACTGCTCACCAAAAAGCGCTACTATCGAAAGACAAAATATGGATATGCGCGCGGCGATGTGGCAGTAACTTATGTGGATAACATTCGCCGGTACTACGACGCCCTGATCTGGTTAGATGACAATGGGGCCCTTCAAGTCAATACAGACTCAGAGCAACCAACCAACTGA